Proteins encoded in a region of the Zea mays cultivar B73 chromosome 2, Zm-B73-REFERENCE-NAM-5.0, whole genome shotgun sequence genome:
- the LOC103647464 gene encoding keratin-associated protein 5-4, with protein MGEEVAVVLEPPRPKSPPRYPDLCGRRRLQLELQALNREIDFLKDELQSLEGVPPVSRSCKEVNEFVGTKQDPLIPIKKKTHRSCRLFWWIRSKLCICVSWFCCSCHCLPSCKRPCCLDCSCCSCPDLSCCKPSCKSCNKPCFGPNSCSCCDISCCKPDCPSCSSNCSSCCTGSPSCCKPNCNTCCRPNCSSCCDPSCCKPNCSCFKTLSCCKFQCSPNCCTCSLPSCSGCNPCGSCKKCWSCPSDCKPSCGCFSAQCCSCAGCCSCSSCFSCFGCFKSFKCSNLFGCCSCKQCFKCQSSCCKGASSCCKCQSSCCEGEDGSSCCRRPCCTFPKPACSGCSCGCAWSCRKCTEWCRCSGCRNPCCATGCLC; from the exons ATGGGGGAGGAGGTGGCGGTGGTGCTGGAGCCCCCACGGCCCAAGTCGCCGCCGAGGTACCCGGACCTGTGCGGCCGCCGCCGGCTGCAGCTGGAGCTGCAGGCCCTCAACCGCGAGATCGACTTCCTCAAG GACGAGCTACAATCACTCGAAGGTGTTCCACCAGTCTCTAGAAGTTGTAAAGA GGTAAATGAGTTTGTTGGTACAAAACAAGACCCACTAATACCGAT AAAGAAGAAGACGCACAGATCATGCCGTCTTTTTTGGTGGATCAG ATCAAAATTGTGCATATGCGTGTCATGGTTCTGTTGCTCCTGCCATTGCTTGCCCAGCTGCAAAAGGCCATGCTGCCTGGATTGCTCCTGCTGCTCATGCCCAGATCTGTCATGCTGCAAGCCCAGCTGCAAATCATGCAACAAACCCTGCTTTGGGCCCAACAGCTGTTCATGTTGCGACATATCATGCTGCAAGCCAGATTGCCCATCCTGTAGTTCAAACTGCAGCTCGTGCTGCACCGGCAGTCCATCATGCTGTAAACCAAACTGCAACACCTGCTGCAGACCAAACTGTAGCTCGTGCTGCGATCCGTCATGCTGCAAACCGAACTGCAGCTGCTTCAAGACCCTCTCGTGCTGCAAATTCCAGTGCAGCCCAAACTGCTGCACCTGCAGCCTCCCGAGTTGCTCCGGCTGCAACCCCTGCGGCAGTTGCAAGAAATGCTGGTCATGCCCCAGCGACTGCAAGCCAAGCTGTGGCTGTTTCAGCGCGCAATGTTGCAGCTGCGCGGGATGCTGCTCGTGCTCAAGCTGTTTCAGTTGCTTCGGTTGTTTCAAGTCCTTCAAGTGCTCCAACCTGTTTGGGTGCTGCTCCTGCAAGCAGTGCTTCAAGTGCCAGTCCTCGTGCTGCAAGGGGGCGTCGTCCTGCTGCAAATGCCAGTCGTCGTGCTGTGAGGGTGAAGACGGCAGCAGCTGCTGCCGGAGGCCATGCTGCACTTTTCCGAAGCCAGCTTGCTCTGGGTGTTCGTGCGGGTGCGCTTGGTCCTGCAGAAAGTGTACAGAATGGTGTCGATGTTCCGGGTGCCGCAATCCGTGCTGTGCCACTGGATGCTTGTGTTGA